The genome window ACTTTTCTTATGGCTCCAAGAGCTAAGATTCCAACTTGTGGCTGATTGATAATAGGAGTTCCTAACACAGATCCAAAAGTACCTACATTAGTTACCGTATAGGTTCCACCTTGAGTATCGTCTGGTTTTAACTTACCTGTTCTTGATCTGTTTGCAAGATCATTTACTGATTTTGCCATGCCTACCAAATTCAATTGGTCTGCATTTTTGATAACAGGTACAATTAAGTTACCATCTGGTAAGGCAGCTGCCATCCCTAAATTGATGTTTTTACGCTTGATAATTCTATCTCCATCAATAGCGACATTCATCAATGGGAATTCTTTTAAAGCTTGTGCCACCGCTTCCATAAAAATAGGCGTAAAGGTAAGGTTCTCGCCTTCTCTTTGTTTAAAGCCGTCTTTATGTTTCTTTCTCCAGTTCCAGATATTAGTAACATCACATTCTATAAAACTTTGAACATGCGCACTAGTTTGGACCGATGCTACCATGTGATGAGCGATGAGTTTCCCCATACGAGTCATTTCTATAATCTCATCTTCTCCATTTACAGAAATAGGAGTTGCAGTAGGAGCTTGTTTAGGAGCCGCAGCATTTGATGCTGGTGCTGGTGCTGCTGGAGATTTAGGCGCTGTAGAAGTAGTTGCTACTTTACCTGATTTTTTATCGGCCACATATTTTAAAATATCGTCTTTAGTAACACGACCATCTTTTCCTGTACCAGAAATAGACTCTAATTCTGAAAGGGAAATGTTTTCTTCTTTGGCAATATTTTTAACAAGTGGGGAGTAAAAAGCATCACTATCTTCATAGCTCACACTTTCGGTCACTTGTTTGATTTGGTTTTCAACTTCAGCTGCAGCAGTTGTTATTTCTGGCGTGCTAGCTGCTAATTCAGATTCTGTTGCAGCAGCGGGAGCGTCTCCACTGTCTTCCCCTGCGATTTCTATAATGGCAATCGTTTGTCCTACTTGAACGACATCATCTACTTGAAATAAAATTTCCACTAGTGTACCATCTACCTCGCTAGGCACTTCACTATCTACCTTATCAGTAGCTATTTCTAATACAGGCTCATCCATCTCGATGGTGTCGCCGACATTTTTAAGCCATGAAGTAATTGTAGCCTCTGCCACAGATTCTCCCATTTTAGGTAATTTCAGTTCAAATTTTGCCATAACTAATTAGGTACTATAACGTTTTCAATTAGTTTGCAAAAGTACAAATTAAAGACTTTACAATTGCGAATTACTCACTGATATAGGAATATTTTAAAATTCGTTGTCGATCGTCTAAAGAATCTAATGTTCTATTGCATATTTTTCACCTCTCCACGAGAGGTACTGCTGTCACTTCCTATACAAAAATCTCTTTTTTGTGCTATAAATCTATAACTATGCTTAGTGTTTTCAGACATATACTTCATGATAGCTGTTAGTTCTAAACTTTTCAAATCCCATAAAATTTGAAACCCTGTCGTCTCCTTACTTTTTAACTGCTCCAAGCTCAAACAGGTCATTTTATCTAATTGAAAAGTAGGGTCATCAGTAACTAGAACGATCTCTGTAAAGTCATTCCTGTTGGAGTTTTCTGTGCTCCTAGGGAAAGCAATCATGCCTTTAATCAATAGATCAATAGCGTTTTTCTCTACTGCCGATTGCCTAAAATATTTATCATAAAACAAGCCCATCGCACCATAAAACCGTTGGAGGTACAGCTTGTCTTTTACCGTACTTTCTCCTTTGAAGTGAATCACTTTTTGATCCCCTAAGTAATAATTTTCATAGCCTTTTTGTAAGGCCGTATAACTCAAATCGATGTCCTCTCCGTACATGAAATAACGCTCGTCAAAGCCACCAC of Nonlabens sp. Ci31 contains these proteins:
- a CDS encoding dihydrolipoamide acetyltransferase family protein, producing the protein MAKFELKLPKMGESVAEATITSWLKNVGDTIEMDEPVLEIATDKVDSEVPSEVDGTLVEILFQVDDVVQVGQTIAIIEIAGEDSGDAPAAATESELAASTPEITTAAAEVENQIKQVTESVSYEDSDAFYSPLVKNIAKEENISLSELESISGTGKDGRVTKDDILKYVADKKSGKVATTSTAPKSPAAPAPASNAAAPKQAPTATPISVNGEDEIIEMTRMGKLIAHHMVASVQTSAHVQSFIECDVTNIWNWRKKHKDGFKQREGENLTFTPIFMEAVAQALKEFPLMNVAIDGDRIIKRKNINLGMAAALPDGNLIVPVIKNADQLNLVGMAKSVNDLANRSRTGKLKPDDTQGGTYTVTNVGTFGSVLGTPIINQPQVGILALGAIRKVPAVVETPEGDFIGIRMKMFLSHSYDHRVVNGALGGKFVQRVAQLLEAFDVNRTV